A genomic stretch from Candidatus Nitrotoga arctica includes:
- the dnaX gene encoding DNA polymerase III subunit gamma/tau, whose translation MSVTSVLARKWRPKIFAQLAGQKHVVQALSNALTQNRLHHAYLFTGTRGVGKTTIARIFAKSLNCINGVTATPCGICSACTEIDSGRFVDLIELDAASNTGIDNMREVLDNAQYLPTLGRYKVYLIDEVHMLSKAAFNSMLKTLEEPPAHVKFILATTDPQKIPVTVLSRCLQFNLKQLPPALIVTHLEYVLGQEDITFEIAALSLLARAAQGSMRDALSLLDQAIAYSDSRIDEATVRNMLGAIDQSYLYDVLQTLLARDGVGLLRIADDMQSRSLAFDVALQDLATLLHHVALAQTVPQAIAEDEPERTRLLELAQIFSAEEIQLYYQIAIHGRNEIDLAPDEYAGFTMTLLRMLAFRPAGTKAMLEQRTAEVTAPPTVHATETLVPKPKQQLQPQPIQTISPPVNPVEITSVALDWSTLLAQLNVQGMARELAKHCTLESFIEGRLTLILAPQHKHLLTNKMAQEKLQTALADYFVQSVRLSVTLGVNNVATPAAVEQRVKQTRQQHAVEAIMQDPFVREAQAQLGAQILEETIKSIQ comes from the coding sequence TTGTCAGTAACTTCTGTTCTAGCGCGCAAATGGCGACCTAAGATCTTCGCGCAATTGGCGGGGCAGAAGCATGTTGTGCAGGCATTAAGCAATGCGCTGACACAAAACCGTTTACATCACGCCTATTTGTTTACTGGTACGCGCGGCGTGGGAAAAACCACCATCGCCCGCATTTTTGCAAAATCCTTGAATTGTATCAACGGCGTTACCGCCACACCGTGTGGAATTTGCAGCGCGTGCACGGAAATCGACAGTGGACGTTTTGTTGATCTCATTGAATTGGATGCAGCGTCTAATACCGGGATTGATAATATGCGCGAAGTACTGGATAACGCGCAATATCTGCCCACATTGGGACGCTACAAAGTTTATCTGATTGATGAAGTACATATGCTTTCCAAGGCAGCGTTTAACTCGATGTTGAAGACATTGGAAGAGCCGCCCGCACACGTCAAATTTATTCTTGCCACAACTGACCCGCAAAAAATCCCCGTCACTGTGCTGTCGCGCTGTTTGCAGTTTAATCTGAAACAATTGCCGCCCGCACTAATCGTCACACACTTGGAGTATGTGCTGGGGCAGGAAGACATCACGTTTGAAATCGCTGCGCTGTCATTGCTGGCCCGTGCGGCGCAGGGCAGTATGCGCGATGCGTTAAGCTTGCTCGATCAAGCCATTGCCTATTCCGATTCCAGAATCGATGAGGCGACGGTCCGTAATATGTTAGGCGCGATTGACCAAAGTTATCTGTATGACGTGTTGCAAACGTTGCTAGCGCGGGACGGAGTTGGTTTACTGCGTATTGCTGACGATATGCAAAGTCGCAGTTTGGCATTTGATGTTGCCTTGCAAGACTTGGCGACTCTGTTGCACCATGTTGCTTTGGCACAGACGGTGCCGCAAGCCATCGCAGAAGATGAGCCGGAGCGAACGCGCTTACTAGAACTGGCGCAGATTTTTAGCGCGGAGGAAATCCAGTTGTATTATCAGATTGCCATACACGGGCGTAATGAAATTGACCTTGCGCCTGATGAGTATGCTGGTTTTACCATGACCTTGTTGCGCATGTTGGCATTTAGGCCAGCTGGCACTAAGGCAATGTTGGAACAGCGCACAGCTGAAGTCACTGCGCCGCCGACAGTTCACGCTACCGAGACACTTGTGCCAAAACCGAAGCAGCAACTTCAACCGCAACCTATTCAGACTATTTCCCCACCAGTCAATCCGGTAGAAATTACTTCGGTGGCGCTTGATTGGAGCACATTATTGGCACAACTGAATGTGCAAGGTATGGCGCGCGAATTGGCGAAGCATTGCACGTTGGAAAGTTTTATTGAGGGGCGGTTAACTTTAATTTTAGCGCCGCAGCACAAACATTTGTTGACCAATAAAATGGCTCAGGAAAAATTGCAGACTGCTCTTGCCGACTATTTCGTTCAGTCAGTGCGATTGTCGGTTACGTTAGGTGTGAACAACGTGGCAACGCCAGCCGCAGTCGAGCAACGTGTAAAACAGACACGTCAGCAGCACGCAGTTGAGGCCATTATGCAAGACCCATTTGTGCGTGAGGCACAGGCACAACTAGGCGCGCAGATACTTGAAGAAACGATTAAATCAATACAATAA
- a CDS encoding acyloxyacyl hydrolase yields MKKICVLIGALLLNGNVWAIDGVSAEIGSGDKTNMARIGAQWDWQKKWFTEGNWLVTGYWEASAGRWNGQNSAGSNHNITDIGFTPVFRLQQKNLSGLAPYLEAGIGVHLISDIHINADRRFSTAFQFGDHLGAGLRFGDRKQFDLGYRFQHLSNGSIKHPNPGINFSQIRLAYHF; encoded by the coding sequence ATGAAAAAAATCTGTGTACTGATCGGTGCGCTATTGTTAAATGGGAATGTGTGGGCCATAGATGGTGTTTCCGCTGAGATTGGAAGTGGCGATAAAACCAATATGGCGCGTATCGGCGCCCAATGGGATTGGCAAAAGAAGTGGTTTACCGAGGGCAACTGGTTGGTGACTGGCTATTGGGAAGCTTCAGCGGGACGTTGGAACGGCCAAAACAGTGCGGGCAGTAATCACAACATTACGGATATCGGTTTTACTCCGGTATTTCGTTTGCAACAGAAAAATCTTTCCGGCTTAGCGCCCTATCTGGAAGCAGGGATCGGAGTTCATCTGATTTCCGATATTCATATCAATGCCGACCGTAGATTTAGTACCGCTTTTCAATTCGGTGATCATCTCGGCGCAGGCCTGCGTTTCGGTGATCGGAAGCAGTTCGATCTGGGCTATCGTTTCCAGCATCTATCTAATGGTTCAATTAAGCACCCAAATCCAGGCATCAATTTTAGCCAAATTCGCCTTGCCTACCATTTTTGA
- the gnd gene encoding phosphogluconate dehydrogenase (NAD(+)-dependent, decarboxylating): MQIGMIGLGRMGANMVRRLQRAGHQCVVFDRSSEAVQALAKEGMTPAASVQEFVNKLSAPRAIWLMLPAAVVDASIAELTPLLSADDIIIDGGNSYYKDDIVRAKSLSAQSIHYADVGVSGGTWGLERGYCLMIGAQQHTVARLQPIFAALAPGVGTTPRTEGRSGQPSTAEIGYLHCGPEGAGHFVKMVHNGIEYGMMAAFAEGFNLLRHANVGNMSHGVDAETTPLREPEAFRYDIDVAEVAELWRRGSVVSSWLLDLTAHALQADPNLEGFGGKVSDSGEGRWTSIAAIESGTPAPVLTAALFDRFNSRGEADYGNKLLSALRYEFGGHHEKR; encoded by the coding sequence ATGCAGATCGGAATGATAGGGTTGGGACGTATGGGTGCAAACATGGTGCGTCGTTTGCAGCGCGCCGGACATCAATGTGTAGTGTTCGATCGCAGCAGCGAAGCGGTGCAGGCACTGGCAAAAGAAGGCATGACACCTGCTGCCAGCGTGCAGGAGTTTGTGAATAAATTGAGTGCACCGCGCGCCATTTGGCTAATGTTGCCCGCGGCGGTGGTGGACGCCAGCATCGCGGAACTGACCCCGTTGCTGAGTGCGGACGACATCATCATTGACGGCGGTAATTCCTATTATAAAGACGACATCGTCCGCGCAAAGAGTCTGTCAGCGCAGTCCATCCATTATGCGGATGTGGGAGTCAGCGGTGGGACTTGGGGGCTGGAGCGCGGCTATTGCCTGATGATCGGTGCCCAGCAGCACACGGTTGCGCGCTTGCAACCCATCTTTGCCGCACTGGCGCCGGGTGTGGGAACCACGCCGCGCACCGAAGGACGCAGCGGCCAGCCGAGCACGGCCGAGATCGGCTATTTGCACTGCGGCCCTGAGGGAGCCGGGCACTTCGTCAAGATGGTTCACAATGGTATTGAATACGGCATGATGGCCGCCTTTGCCGAAGGTTTCAATCTGCTGCGTCATGCCAATGTGGGTAACATGTCACACGGGGTGGATGCGGAGACTACCCCATTACGCGAGCCGGAAGCTTTCCGCTACGATATCGACGTGGCTGAAGTGGCTGAATTGTGGCGGCGCGGCAGCGTGGTGAGTTCCTGGTTACTGGATTTGACCGCGCACGCGTTGCAAGCCGATCCCAACCTGGAAGGGTTCGGCGGCAAGGTGTCGGATTCCGGCGAAGGACGCTGGACCAGCATCGCCGCTATCGAATCGGGTACACCCGCGCCGGTTCTCACCGCCGCATTATTTGATCGCTTTAATTCGCGTGGAGAAGCAGATTATGGCAATAAATTATTGTCCGCCTTGCGCTATGAATTCGGTGGACATCACGAGAAACGCTAG
- the glk gene encoding glucokinase, with product MGPILTGDIGGTKTRLALVDVNGSDVVILHELSYASQRYDTFETLLSEFLSAGNHVDDATFGIAGQVQSGVAQATNLPWRIDAAALRQRFGFLRCHLLNDLEATAYGLPALGDADLLTLQAGSPEALGNVAVIAAGTGLGEAGLYWDGQSHCPFATEGGHATFSPRNTLEFALLRHLQQRHSEHMRGHVSWERVVSGMGLLDLYAFLLDYRHVSTPAWLAEEMRNADTAAAISAAALAGSDTICLETMQLFVSLYGAEAGNLALKVMSRGGLYIGGGIAPKILPLLQTGDFLNAFLDKGRMRPLLTAMPVKVILNDRAALYGPALFAAHHAEKIV from the coding sequence ATGGGACCTATCCTTACCGGTGATATCGGCGGTACCAAGACCCGTTTGGCGTTAGTCGACGTGAACGGTAGTGACGTTGTGATCCTCCACGAACTTAGTTATGCCAGCCAGCGTTATGACACTTTTGAAACGTTGCTGAGTGAGTTTTTGTCAGCGGGTAATCACGTTGACGATGCGACTTTTGGCATTGCCGGGCAGGTGCAGAGTGGCGTGGCGCAAGCGACTAATTTGCCGTGGCGGATCGATGCCGCCGCGCTGCGCCAACGCTTCGGTTTTTTGCGCTGTCATCTGCTGAATGATTTAGAGGCCACAGCTTATGGTTTGCCCGCGCTAGGTGATGCTGATTTATTGACGCTGCAAGCGGGGTCGCCCGAAGCGCTGGGTAATGTGGCGGTGATCGCTGCCGGGACGGGTTTAGGCGAGGCGGGTTTATATTGGGACGGACAATCCCATTGCCCCTTCGCTACGGAAGGCGGACACGCTACGTTCAGTCCGCGCAATACCTTGGAATTTGCCTTACTAAGACATTTACAACAACGCCATTCTGAGCACATGAGGGGACATGTCAGTTGGGAGCGTGTCGTTTCCGGCATGGGGCTGCTAGATCTGTATGCATTCTTGCTTGACTACCGGCATGTATCAACCCCGGCGTGGCTAGCGGAAGAGATGCGTAACGCAGATACAGCGGCGGCTATTTCCGCTGCGGCACTGGCAGGCAGCGATACAATATGCCTGGAGACGATGCAATTATTCGTCAGCTTGTATGGCGCGGAAGCCGGCAATCTGGCACTCAAGGTCATGAGCCGGGGCGGTCTCTATATTGGTGGTGGCATCGCGCCGAAAATATTACCGCTGTTGCAGACAGGTGATTTCCTCAATGCCTTTCTTGATAAAGGGCGAATGCGACCATTACTGACGGCGATGCCGGTCAAGGTGATTCTGAATGATCGCGCGGCATTGTATGGTCCGGCCTTATTCGCTGCACATCATGCTGAAAAGATAGTTTGA